The Alphaproteobacteria bacterium LSUCC0719 genome includes the window TGCAGATGTTGCATTTTGTCAAAATCCGGCCTCGCCACCTTCTGAACGGGGCACCAAGAGGTAAGCATAGACCGGTTAATATAATTATCGAGTTCTGTTCCCACGATATCCCACCGGACGAACTCTTTACGTCCGATGAGGTGCGGCAGGCCATCAGAACAGCGAAACCGTATAGGTGATATAGGCGGCCAGCAGTAGCGCGCCGACCACCCGCCCAAGCGATCTCAGCATATAGCCGATCAGCACGACGCAGATCGTGGCCGCCAGCAGCACCATGACATCAACCTCGATGAAATGGGGATTTACCGCGATGGGCGATACCAGCGCGGTAATGCCGCCGATGCCAAGCATGTTGAACATGTTGCTTCCCAGCACACTGCCGATGGCAACCCCCGATTCACGTCGCCAGGCAGCGATGGTGGCAATCACGATCTCGGGTGCCGCGGTGCCGACCGCAACCACGGTCAGCCCGATGACCGCCTCGGACACCCCGAGCAGGCGGCTGAGATCGGCTGCCCCCGTGACAAACAGGTTCGACCCAACTGCCAGCGCCGTCAGCGCCCCGGCAATCCACAGGCCGTGCAGCCCGAGATCCTGTGCCCGCAGCGGGGCCGTGCCGGCGGCATGTTGCCTTCCGTCAATCTGCGATTGGTCCTCGTCCCGGCCTGTCATCAGGGTGGTGGCGATGAAGCCGGCGAACCCGGCCAGCAGAACCAGACCATCCGTGAAACTGACAACACCATCAAAGCAGAGCGCCATGAACATCAAAATGGCACCGACTGTCACCGTGCCCTCGCGCGCAATGAAACGTCGTGACACCGGGATCGGGAAGATCAGGACGGACAGCGACAGGACCAGCAGGATGTTGACGATGTTTCCGCCAACAATGTTGCCGATAACAATGTCGTCATGTGCGGTCAGGATGGCGCCAATCGATACCACCAGTTCCGGTGACGAGGTGCCAAAGGCGACAATTGTCATGCCGATGACCAGTGGCGACACGCCAATCTTGCCGGCCAGCTGGACGGCATGCTGGACAAGATACCGACCGCCGACGAGCAGCAGACCAAGGCCCACCGTTAAATTGATGAAGATCATCATGCCCAAAGTCAGACTTTCCTATCTGTTGTTGACCAGCCGCTGCTGAGAAGGGGGGGCGATGATAGCGCCCATGCCACGAGCATGCCGGACCTTTACGGAGCCTTGGATTTTGGTCCGTGACGATCTGATTTGTTCGGATATGGGAATGCCATACCGCCGCGCCAATGGCCACCATGACAAATACCGCATATGTCATGGCCGGTGCCGGATCCTGGCGTTGGTCAACAGGGGCGCGGCAGATATCAGGCTGGTGCTATGACGGCGCAGGCGGTATTAATTACTACAGTTGCTTGACAACAAATCATCAAGTCTCATTATCTGTACCTTGTTTCAGCGTTATCAGGGATGTGTATCGTGACGAATTTCATACGGAAACGCGCCTTTCTTTCTTCCATTTTCGGTTTTGCCACGCTGGTTGCCGGTGCGGTGCCCACGGCGTTTGCGGTAGAACAGCTGGCCGTTGGCGACAGTGTCCGCATTGCCTGTGAAAATGCGCCGGTCTATGCAGCTCCATCCGCCTTCGGTGCGCCGGGCGGCGGCATAGCCTTTGGCGAAACGGTCAAGATCAATGCCCTTGCAGGTGCGTTTGAGCTTCCAGATTCCGATTTCAAATCGAAGAAAAAGCTGGAACAGCAGGCCAAAAGCATGGCGGGAGAAGGCACGCCTCGAAAGATCGAGGTCGAGGAATATACCCGTTATTCATGGGCTGATGTCGGATCGTCCAGGTTTGTTCCAACGTCCTGTCTGGTCTCGGAAAAGAATTTTGGTGACCAGACGATTGAGCGCGCCGAGGAAAAGGTTGCCGAACTTGCCTCGGGCAAGGCAAAGCGGAATTTCTCTGAAGATGAGGAAGAGGGTGATCTGCGCGCGGTCAGAGGTGCTGCAGGCGGTGCCAAGGGCGGTGCTGCCGATTACGATACGATCGACCGTCTGATCGGCCATGCTCAAGGAATTTACGACCCGTCATCTTTGATGGCATTCAGAAAGGCTGGTGGCCTGGGAGAGTACAAATGATCCGGAACAAGATTTTCACTCCCATTCTTGGGTTCCTGGCCTTGGTCGTGCTGGCGTCTGCCGCGCATGCCCAACTTGGTGGTCTTCTTGGCGGCGGGGATAACAGCAATCCACTTGGCGGCATCCTCAAGGGTGGCGGCAACAGTGACAGCGGCGGCAGCGGCGGCGGGCTTGGCGGTCTGCTTGGTGGCGGCAACAGTGACAGCGGCGGCAGCGGCGGCGGGCTTGGTGGTCTGCTCGGTGGCGGCAACAGTGACAGCGGCGGTGGTCTTGGCGGTCTGCTGGGTGGCGGCAGCGGCGAAGGCGGATTGTCGAATCCTGGCGGCCTCATCGGCCAGACCCTCAAATCTGCACAGAATACCAATTTGGGGCCGGTTGGAAGATATGTGCTTGGCCGCGAGCTGGCGGCCAGAATGCTTGGCAACTACAAGGTCGCCGACGAGAATGACCCACGTCTTTTCTATCTCAGAAATGTTGTCGTGAATCTTCTCAGCGCTAGCCGCCTG containing:
- a CDS encoding calcium/sodium antiporter, with the protein product MMIFINLTVGLGLLLVGGRYLVQHAVQLAGKIGVSPLVIGMTIVAFGTSSPELVVSIGAILTAHDDIVIGNIVGGNIVNILLVLSLSVLIFPIPVSRRFIAREGTVTVGAILMFMALCFDGVVSFTDGLVLLAGFAGFIATTLMTGRDEDQSQIDGRQHAAGTAPLRAQDLGLHGLWIAGALTALAVGSNLFVTGAADLSRLLGVSEAVIGLTVVAVGTAAPEIVIATIAAWRRESGVAIGSVLGSNMFNMLGIGGITALVSPIAVNPHFIEVDVMVLLAATICVVLIGYMLRSLGRVVGALLLAAYITYTVSLF